GGAGAAGTACAGCAATGGCTTTTGGAAACTCTGGGGGTAGAAGCACAGTATCATGCGGTGTACCAGATGACCCGTTATCGACTCAAAGCCAAACTCAAGGTCGCCCGTCCGCAAAATTACAAGCAAAATAGTCAACAGCGTTCTGCATTTAAAAAAACCTTGCCGATGACCTTGCGCTGTTGAGCCAGCACGCTCGGCTAGTGGGGCAGGCTCAGCAAGAGATTCGCTACTTTGCACAAGATGAGAGTCGCTTTGGACTTAAAACCATCTGTGGACGATTAATTACAGCTTGCGGAGTCAAACCCATTGGACAGTGGCAATGGTTGTTCAAGGCATTCTGGCTCTACGGTGCCGTAGAACCGGCAACGGGAGAGTCTTTCTTCCTGCAATTTTCTCATGTTGATACCCAGTGCTATCAACGGTTTTTGGATGAGTTTTCCCAAGCCTATCGAAATAGTCTCAATATTCTTCAAGTCGATAATGGACGGTTTGACACAAGCAAAAACTTGATTGTGCCAGAGAATGTCATTTTGTTGTTTCAACCACCTTATTGTCCAGCGCTAAATCCTATTGAACGGTTATGGGAACATCTCAAGGCTAACCTCAAGTGGGCGTCGTTCCAAACCCTGGCTCAACTGCAAACCAAAGTGGATCAACTCTTGGCGCAGTTAACACCTGAAATGATTGCTTCCATCACAGGTTATTCCTTCATCTTGGATGCCTTATCTGTCGTTAACTCCTTTTAAATTGGTATCACTTGAAAATATTCGTGAGCCATCACATTTCTCATGTTTCCCATCAGCCGCCAGGGAATGTGAGGGTAACGGTTTTGCAAAGCCAAAGGGACATTGACAGCCGCCTCATCAATGATGATAAAACAGTAGAGAATGGCTCCTGAAATCGCTTCATCTGCCTCAAATTCCTCAAACGTCTTCTGCTCTGTTAAACGTTGAATTCTGGCAATCGCATCGATAATATCCAGAATCCGTAGAGGCCATTCTCTAGTAGGCACGAATTGCCTCCTTAATCACTCGCTCCCGTAATTCTTTCCTCAAAGCGTTTCGGGTTCCCATTTCAACAGAGCATCCCAAGACATCCTCTAAGAAAAACCGCACTTTGCTAAATTCAAACAGTCCAATAGAGTTTTCATCTTCAAACTCTACTAAGAAATCTACATCACTATCTGGGCCGGCTTCATCCCGCGCCACTGAACCAAATAGCTCTAAAGATTTTACTCCTAAAGCTTTTAATTCGTCTTTATGGGCTGCTAAAGTTGCGATGACTTCGTCGCGTTTCATAGGATTTTCTCGAGGTAATTTTATGGATAATTTTTTAAAAGCTGAGATTAGGGGATTTGGAAGGCTGCCGGCTGTGCAGAAACATTTACAGGACGAGTGACTGCTGTTTCTAGTTATAAACTAACTCAAGAGCAGGGAAGAAATTTTGCAGGGCTGAACGCGAATGCCTTACTGAATTCGCTAAAATGAGCGATGAGCGAACGGGAATTTTGAGCGAATGGAAGATATTAAAGCAGAATTAGAGGAAATGCTGGATGAGGCTGAGTGGAACTGGCTGCAGCCTCATGCTGATCGGCAAGCGTTGGTTGTGGTGGGGCAAGAGCTAGACTTGATTGACGTGGGAGTGGCAA
Above is a window of Microcoleus sp. FACHB-672 DNA encoding:
- a CDS encoding DUF86 domain-containing protein, with the protein product MPTREWPLRILDIIDAIARIQRLTEQKTFEEFEADEAISGAILYCFIIIDEAAVNVPLALQNRYPHIPWRLMGNMRNVMAHEYFQVIPI
- a CDS encoding nucleotidyltransferase family protein gives rise to the protein MKRDEVIATLAAHKDELKALGVKSLELFGSVARDEAGPDSDVDFLVEFEDENSIGLFEFSKVRFFLEDVLGCSVEMGTRNALRKELRERVIKEAIRAY
- a CDS encoding IS630 family transposase, with translation MSQHARLVGQAQQEIRYFAQDESRFGLKTICGRLITACGVKPIGQWQWLFKAFWLYGAVEPATGESFFLQFSHVDTQCYQRFLDEFSQAYRNSLNILQVDNGRFDTSKNLIVPENVILLFQPPYCPALNPIERLWEHLKANLKWASFQTLAQLQTKVDQLLAQLTPEMIASITGYSFILDALSVVNSF